The Gambusia affinis linkage group LG11, SWU_Gaff_1.0, whole genome shotgun sequence genome contains a region encoding:
- the ssb gene encoding lupus La protein, translated as MAENQGEMSPIEMKVARQVEYYFGDHNLPRDKFLKEQLQLDDGWVMLETMLKFNRLKALTTESSVVISALQKSKSGLLEISEDKTKIRRSPDKPLPEQNDEYKDAVKHRSVYIKGFPLETTLDEVQEWLNEKGSIESIQMRKNVHRQFKGSVFLCFETEESAKQFLERTDVKTFKDNEMLVLSREAYHAKKAEERKNYKAETKAKAKQEKQQQQKNAEEKEMGLLLDEQTGCLLKFSGELKNVSREDFHATFSGHGKIKWVDFTRGANEGTLLFDGNAKEAFEKAKESNEGELKMKGSSVTWQVLEGDEEKEMLKKIIEAQQESYNRSKGRGGRGRSGGRGRGGRRGRGGRDQGRTQFQGKKTKFNSDNEDDDEGEEGKCKY; from the exons ATGGCTGAAAACCAAGGAGAGATGTCTCCCATTGAGATGAAAGTGGCTCGTCAAGTAGAG TATTACTTTGGGGATCACAACCTTCCAAGAGACAAGTTTCTGaaagagcagctgcagcttgatGATGGTTGGGTGATGCTGGAGACCATGCTTAAATTCAACAG ACTGAAAGCTTTAACTACAGAGAGCAGCGTCGTCATTTCAGCACTCCAGAAATCGAAGAGTGGTCTCTTGGAGATCAGCGaggacaagacaaaaataaggaGGTCTCCAGATAAACCCTTACCAGAACAGAATGATGAATACAAAGACGCAGTGAAACACAGATCTGTGTACATT aaagGTTTTCCTCTTGAAACAACTCTTGATGAGGTTCAAGAGTGGCTGAACGAGAAAGGCAGCATAGAGAGCATTCAGATGAGAAAAAACGTCCATCGGCAGTTCAAG GGATCCGTGTTCCTCTGCTTTGAAACAGAGGAATCAGCGAAGCAGTTCCTGGAACGGACcgatgtaaaaacatttaaagacaacGAGATGCTCGTCTTGTCCAG GGAAGCCTACCATGCAAAGAAGgcagaagagaggaaaaactaCAAAGCAGAGACGAAAGCTAAAGCAAAGCA agagaaacagcagcagcagaaaaatgctgaggaaaaagaaatg GGTTTGCTTCTGGATGAACAGACTGGatgtttattaaagttttctGGAGAGctcaaaaatgtttcaagagAGGACTTCCATGCCACGTTCTCTGGGCACGGAAAGATCAAGTGGGTTGACTTCACAAGAGGAGCCAACGAG GGTACACTTCTGTTTGATGGGAACGCAAAAGAAGCCTTTGAGAAAGCCAAAGAGTCAAACGAAGGGGAGCTGAAAATGAAGGGCAGCAGCGTTACATGGCAGGTGCTGGAGGGAGACGAAGAGAAAGAGATGCTGAAGAAGATCATCGAAGCCCAACAGGAATCGTACAATCGATCAAAAGGCAGAG GTGGGAGAGGAAGATCCGGcggcagaggaagaggaggccgAAGGGGAAGAGGTGGCAGAGATCAAGGCAGGACTCAGTTccagggaaagaaaacaaaattcaataGTGATAATGAGGATGACGATGAGGGTGAGGAAGGTAAGTGTAAATATTGA
- the mettl5 gene encoding rRNA N6-adenosine-methyltransferase METTL5 gives MVGQWPTSSSLAREAGVLSKQYREMKLKELESCLQQVDTFEEPKILLEQYPTSPHIAACMLYTIHNTFDDIEGKLVADFGCGCGVLSIGAAMLDAGLCVGFEIDEDALEIFRKNAEEFELSNVDLLQCDLCHLEAEAYGQKFDTVIMNPPFGTKHNQGMDMKFLRAALTMSKMAVYSLHKTSTREHIQKKANDWGVKMEVIAELRYDLPASYRFHKKKSVDIQVDFLRFSKT, from the exons ATGGTGGGCCAGTGGCCAACTTCATCTTCATTGGCCAGAGAAGCTGGGGTACTCTCTAAACAG TATCGCGAAATGAAGCTGAAGGAGTTGGAAAGCTGCCTGCAGCAGGTAGACACATTTGAGGAGCCAAAAATCCTCTTGGAGCAGTATCCAACCAGCCCTCACATTGCAG CATGCATGCTTTACACCATTCACAACACGTTTGACGACATTGAGGGTAAACTTGTGGCAGATTTCGGCTGTGGTTGCGGAGTCCTCAGCATCGGGGCTGCCATGCTGGACGCAGG GTTGTGCGTCGGTTTTGAAATCGATGAGGACGCACTAGAGATATTCAGAAAGAATGCAGAAGAATTTGAACTCTCTAATGTGGATCTGCTCCAGTGTGATTTATGCCACCTGGAAGCAGAGGCTTATGGCCAAAAGTTTGACACCGTTATAATGAATCCACCGTTTGGTACAAAACACAACCAAG GGATGGACATGAAGTTCCTCCGCGCTGCTTTAACCATGTCAAAGATGGCGGTTTATTCGCTTCATAAAACATCAACACGAGAG CACATACAAAAGAAGGCTAATGACTGGGGAGTGAAAATGGAAGTCATTGCAG AACTGAGGTATGATTTGCCGGCTTCCTACCGCTTCCACAAGAAGAAGTCG GTTGACATCCAGGTGGACTTTCTACGGTTCTCCAaaacctga
- the klhl23 gene encoding kelch-like protein 23, translating to MSNKSEIYTYDFCDGEHPAELLEALRHFYIRGLFTDVTLQCGESDQVFHCHRALLAARSSYFKVMFTADMRERSDSVIKLSGVDCAVLGSLLDYVYTARVRVTESNVQSLLEAADLLQFSRVKQACEEFLIRLLEVDNCLGMHTFAELHQCPRLQREARRVMLSRFSELMEQEEFLELDHEKIRSVLADQSLTVQGDEALVDGVVRWASHDLDSRVHCVSDLLHSIHLSLDDIYFKTSLEVHRQYLTKNDGKLKSMIVQAMRSNGKEIPPSRKISPSMYIIGGYYWHPLCEVHIWDPVSNTWVQGKDMPDPGRESYSVSLLGANIYVTGGYRTNTVEALDTVSVYNCDYDEWTESCPMITARYYHCSVALHGCVYTIGGYRGGAPEQETEFYDPLKKRWFPVAKMIQGVGNATACVMGEKIYVTGGHYGYRGSCTYEKVQVYRPDINEWSIVTLSPHPEYGLCSVSLHNKLYLVGGQTTVVDCYDTESDEWRPISVMKERRMECGAVVISGCIYVTGGYSYSKGTYLQSIEKYDPELDSWEIVATLPSPARSHGCVCVHSVH from the exons ATGTCTAATAAAAGCGAGATCTACACATATGACTTCTGTGACGGGGAGCATCCTGCGGAGCTCCTGGAGGCTCTCAGGCATTTCTACATCCGCGGCCTGTTCACCGACGTGACCCTGCAGTGTGGCGAGTCCGATCAGGTGTTCCACTGCCACAGAGCGCTGCTGGCGGCCCGCAGCTCCTATTTCAAAGTCATGTTCACTGCCGACATGAGGGAGAGATCCGACAGCGTTATCAAGCTGAGCGGCGTGGACTGCGCTGTCCTGGGCTCCCTGCTGGACTACGTCTACACGGCCCGGGTGCGCGTCACCGAGAGCAACGTGCAGAGCCTGCTAGAGGCTGCGGACCTCCTGCAGTTCAGCAGGGTCAAGCAGGCCTGCGAGGAGTTCCTCATCCGCCTCCTAGAGGTGGACAACTGCCTGGGCATGCACACATTTGCTGAGCTCCATCAGTGCCCCCGGCTGCAGAGGGAGGCCCGCAGAGTGATGCTGAGCAGGTTCTCGGAGCTCATGGAGCAGGAAGAGTTCCTGGAGTTGGACCATGAGAAGATCAGGTCTGTTCTGGCGGATCAGAGCCTCACTGTGCAGGGAGATGAGGCGCTGGTAGATGGTGTGGTCAGGTGGGCGTCCCATGACTTGGATAGTCGGGTTCACTGCGTGTCAGACCTGCTCCACTCTATCCACCTGAGTCTGGATGACATTTACTTCAAAACTTCCTTGGAGGTGCACAGGCAATATCTAACAAAAAATGATGGGAAGTTAAAATCCATGATTGTTCAGGCGATGAGGTCAAATGGCAAGGAGATCCCTCCGAGCAGAAAAATTTCCCCCAGTATGTACATCATTGGAGGATACTACTGGCACCCTCTGTGTGAAGTGCACATCTGGGATCCTGTCAGCAATACGTGGGTGCAGGGGAAAGACATGCCTGACCCTGGAAGAGAGAGCTACAGTGTCAGTCTGCTTGGCGCAAACATCTATGTGACTGGTGGATACAGGACTAACACTGTTGAAGCCCTGGACACTGTTTCAGTTTATAACTGTGACTATGATGAATGGACAGAGAGTTGTCCCATGATTACTGCCAGGTACTACCACTGCTCAGTGGCTCTACATGGCTGTGTTTACACCATCGGAGGCTACAGAGGAGGAGCCCCAGAGCAAGAGACTGAATTTTATGATCCTTTGAAAAAGAGATGGTTTCCAGTGGCCAAAATGATCCAAG gtGTAGGAAATGCCACTGCATGTGTAATGGGAGAAAAAATCTACGTGACTGGAGGCCATTATGGGTACAGAGGAAGCTGCACCTATGAGAAAGTCCAAGTCTACAGACCAGACATCAATGAATGGAGCATCGTAACACTTAGTCCACATCCAG AGTACGGTCTTTGTTCTGTGTCTCTCCACAACAAGTTGTATTTGGTCGGTGGACAGACGACCGTTGTGGATTGCTACGACACAGAGAGCGACGAATGGCGGCCCATATCAGTGATGAAAGAGAGGAGGATGGAGTGTGGGGCTGTGGTGATAAGTGGGTGTATTTATGTAACAGGGGGGTACTCCTACTCAAAGGGAACATACTTACAGAGCATTGAGAAATATGACCCTGAGTTGGACTCGTGGGAGATAGTAGCGACCCTGCCCAGCCCCGCCAGGTCACATGGTTGTGTATGTGTTCATAGCGTCCATTGA